A genomic window from Cutibacterium acnes includes:
- the otsB gene encoding trehalose-phosphatase — protein MCDDCLMTDRPVPADKSWTALTDAGRGILDAVATAPATVVLALDFDGTLAPIVDDPAASTMAQESREAMSRMDGKLAAMAIVTGREVAAVRRMTAVDQQAGLEHLVVLGQYGVERYDAASGVLRDPEVPEAVRLAKGRLEELAEELGREDPRDKGCWIEDKGRAVALHTRRASDPTHALATAVPRVREIATDLDLHGEDGRNIIEVKSAVTTKAQALRELIDEVEPQILIMCGDDLGDVPALEVVAEWINAGHPGARVVSFSGEQPLMADYADVICDQTEGISAFLRDLADRVCVEM, from the coding sequence ATGTGTGACGATTGCCTCATGACGGACCGTCCTGTACCAGCCGATAAGTCGTGGACCGCTTTGACCGATGCCGGAAGGGGGATCCTGGACGCTGTGGCGACTGCTCCGGCCACCGTTGTGCTCGCATTAGACTTTGATGGGACCTTGGCTCCCATCGTTGACGATCCTGCTGCCTCGACGATGGCACAGGAGTCCCGGGAAGCGATGTCCCGCATGGACGGCAAGTTAGCCGCGATGGCCATCGTCACCGGACGAGAGGTTGCAGCAGTGCGACGTATGACGGCCGTCGACCAGCAAGCAGGCTTAGAGCACTTGGTGGTGCTTGGACAGTACGGAGTGGAGCGATACGACGCTGCCTCTGGTGTCCTGCGAGATCCGGAAGTTCCTGAAGCGGTGCGCCTCGCCAAGGGGCGTCTTGAAGAGCTTGCGGAGGAGCTCGGCCGGGAGGATCCGCGAGATAAGGGTTGTTGGATCGAGGACAAAGGGCGCGCCGTCGCACTGCACACCCGGCGAGCCTCCGACCCGACTCATGCCCTGGCTACCGCCGTGCCGAGGGTGCGTGAGATCGCCACCGACCTGGACCTGCACGGTGAAGATGGGCGCAATATCATCGAGGTGAAATCGGCCGTCACGACGAAGGCTCAGGCCTTACGCGAGCTCATTGACGAGGTCGAGCCGCAGATTCTTATCATGTGCGGTGATGATTTGGGTGATGTCCCTGCTCTCGAAGTGGTAGCCGAGTGGATCAATGCGGGGCACCCTGGTGCCCGCGTGGTCAGTTTCTCCGGGGAGCAGCCATTAATGGCTGACTACGCCGATGTCATCTGTGATCAGACCGAGGGGATCTCAGCCTTTCTGAGAGACCTCGCAGATCGCGTCTGTGTCGAAATGTGA
- the cysK gene encoding cysteine synthase A — translation MAKIANDVTELIGNTPLVKINKLFPDSQATVLAKLEFYNPASSVKDRIATSIVDAAEASGQLNPGGTIVEATSGNTGVGLALVGAARGYKVIITMPETMSKERRAIIRLLGAELVLTPGADGVPGANSKAAEIVENTPGAILASQFDNPANPAIHHDCTGEEIWNDTEGEVDAIVAGIGTGGTISGAGKYLKEKDPEIKIFGAEPAESPVITKGDKAPHKIQGWGPGFVPDNLDKSVVDGILLVPGDEAIAFARRAAAEEGIITGISGGGALQAAGQVVARPEFAGKTIVVVIADTGERYLSTALFEGLLD, via the coding sequence ATGGCGAAGATCGCTAACGACGTTACCGAGCTCATCGGCAATACCCCGCTGGTCAAGATCAATAAACTGTTCCCGGACTCCCAGGCCACCGTATTGGCCAAGCTCGAGTTCTATAACCCGGCCTCGAGCGTCAAGGACCGTATCGCTACGTCGATCGTTGACGCGGCTGAGGCTTCCGGCCAGCTCAATCCGGGAGGCACGATTGTTGAAGCCACGTCCGGTAATACAGGTGTCGGTCTGGCTCTGGTTGGTGCGGCTCGCGGTTACAAGGTCATCATCACTATGCCTGAGACAATGTCGAAGGAGCGCCGCGCCATCATTCGTCTGCTGGGTGCCGAGCTGGTGCTCACCCCAGGCGCTGACGGCGTGCCAGGAGCCAACAGCAAGGCTGCCGAGATCGTCGAGAATACCCCCGGTGCCATCCTGGCCAGCCAGTTCGATAACCCCGCTAATCCTGCGATCCATCATGATTGCACTGGTGAGGAGATCTGGAACGATACCGAGGGCGAGGTCGACGCCATCGTCGCCGGTATCGGTACCGGTGGCACCATCTCTGGCGCTGGCAAGTACCTCAAGGAGAAGGATCCCGAGATCAAGATCTTCGGTGCCGAGCCCGCCGAGTCCCCCGTCATTACTAAAGGTGACAAGGCTCCGCACAAGATCCAGGGCTGGGGCCCGGGCTTTGTCCCGGATAACCTCGACAAGTCCGTCGTTGACGGGATCCTGCTGGTTCCCGGTGATGAGGCCATCGCCTTCGCCCGTCGCGCTGCCGCAGAAGAGGGCATTATCACGGGTATCTCCGGTGGCGGGGCCCTGCAAGCTGCCGGTCAGGTAGTCGCTCGTCCAGAGTTTGCGGGAAAGACGATCGTCGTCGTTATCGCTGACACTGGTGAGCGCTACCTGTCGACCGCTCTCTTCGAAGGCCTCCTCGATTGA
- a CDS encoding PLP-dependent aminotransferase family protein — MRPDLVVDLPLHLPDDPRPLPVRICEEVRGLIMDGVLAPGDHLPSTRVLSAQLRVSRGTVVASYEQLEAEGYLVAAAGSGTQINPDLRGLHRRSATTASVPRPQRHRGIDLTPGVPDTAGLANSAWRSAWHRSCVNPSRITDPLGSPHLRHEIAEHLRQMRSLLADPRQVVVTGGARAGLAELIQVLCDGSRRLTIGVESPGYPSLRRVPTALGHRIVGLPTDDQGLDPASLPTGRDRKRLDAVLITPSHQYPWGGSLSASRRAAVIEWAEMASCWIVEDDFDSELRHVGAPLPALASLDEEHTILLGTFSSVLTPALGCGYLVVPPDLVHSFARQRRATGQPVPAIVQEAVADYLSTGALRRRTQRMRQVYRRRRRTVIDTLGSLPGTTLQPIDGGLHAVLVFDGSEDDVVQRCRQEGVGVTPLSAYWGSSDAGVAGIVLGFGSHDDATLASALKIIAGVVTTHGRLSS; from the coding sequence ATGAGACCAGACCTCGTCGTCGACCTGCCGCTACACCTGCCTGACGATCCGCGACCGTTACCGGTCCGGATCTGCGAAGAAGTGCGTGGACTCATTATGGACGGCGTACTCGCTCCCGGGGATCACCTACCAAGCACCCGAGTCCTGTCAGCACAACTCAGGGTGTCACGGGGAACCGTCGTCGCCTCTTACGAACAGCTTGAAGCGGAGGGCTATCTCGTGGCCGCCGCCGGCTCAGGGACCCAGATCAATCCCGACCTGCGTGGCCTTCACCGTCGCTCTGCCACCACGGCATCGGTCCCCCGACCTCAACGCCATCGGGGAATCGACCTCACCCCTGGAGTCCCGGACACCGCTGGACTGGCGAACTCGGCATGGCGCTCGGCTTGGCATCGAAGTTGCGTCAACCCGTCCCGTATCACCGACCCGCTGGGCTCACCGCACCTGCGCCACGAAATTGCCGAACATCTGCGTCAGATGCGCAGCCTACTGGCCGATCCGCGTCAGGTCGTCGTCACTGGAGGCGCCCGAGCAGGGCTGGCAGAGCTCATCCAGGTGCTGTGTGATGGGTCCCGCCGCCTGACGATCGGTGTGGAAAGCCCGGGATACCCCAGCCTGAGGAGGGTACCGACGGCCCTCGGGCATCGGATCGTCGGGCTGCCGACCGACGACCAAGGTCTGGACCCTGCCAGCCTCCCCACCGGACGTGATAGGAAGCGCCTAGACGCTGTGCTCATCACCCCGAGCCACCAGTACCCGTGGGGCGGGTCACTGTCAGCAAGCCGCCGAGCAGCCGTCATCGAGTGGGCGGAGATGGCCTCATGCTGGATTGTCGAAGACGACTTCGATTCTGAACTGCGTCATGTAGGCGCGCCTCTGCCCGCCCTGGCCTCCCTAGACGAAGAGCACACCATCCTGTTAGGAACCTTCTCCTCCGTGCTCACCCCAGCGCTCGGGTGTGGCTATCTTGTCGTACCTCCTGATCTCGTCCATTCCTTCGCTCGGCAGCGTCGAGCTACCGGCCAACCCGTTCCAGCCATCGTCCAAGAAGCCGTGGCGGATTACCTCTCCACTGGAGCGCTGCGCCGGCGCACCCAACGAATGCGTCAGGTCTACCGACGTCGACGCCGCACCGTCATCGACACCTTGGGATCGTTACCGGGGACAACCCTGCAACCGATCGACGGCGGGCTGCACGCTGTCCTGGTATTTGATGGGTCCGAGGATGACGTCGTCCAGCGATGTCGGCAGGAGGGAGTCGGCGTCACACCATTGTCAGCATACTGGGGATCTAGCGACGCCGGAGTGGCAGGGATCGTCCTAGGTTTCGGCAGCCACGACGACGCGACCCTTGCTTCCGCGCTGAAGATCATCGCCGGTGTCGTAACCACGCATGGCCGCTTATCGTCGTAA
- the pdxS gene encoding pyridoxal 5'-phosphate synthase lyase subunit PdxS: MLKGGVIMDVVTPEQAKIAEDAGACAVMALERVPADIRAQGGVARMSDPDLIEGIIEAVSIPVMAKARIGHFVEAQVLESLRVDFIDESEVLSPADYANHIDKWAFGVPFVCGATNLGEALRRITEGAAMIRSKGEAGTGDVSEAVRHLRTIRAEMARLSSMSPDELYVAAKELQAPYDLVAEVARTGELPVVLFVAGGVATPADAALVMQMGAQGVFVGSGIFKSGNPAARAAAIVKATTAYDDPDTIAEVSRGLGEAMVGINVADVPAPHRLAERGW; this comes from the coding sequence ATGCTCAAGGGTGGCGTCATCATGGACGTCGTCACCCCCGAGCAGGCGAAGATCGCCGAGGATGCCGGAGCTTGTGCCGTTATGGCCCTGGAAAGAGTCCCTGCCGATATCCGAGCTCAGGGTGGCGTGGCAAGGATGAGCGACCCCGACCTTATCGAGGGCATCATCGAGGCTGTCTCCATCCCTGTGATGGCCAAGGCCAGGATCGGCCACTTCGTCGAGGCTCAAGTGCTCGAGTCCCTCAGGGTGGACTTTATCGATGAGTCGGAAGTGCTTAGCCCGGCTGACTACGCCAATCACATCGATAAGTGGGCCTTTGGCGTCCCCTTCGTGTGTGGGGCGACGAACCTGGGTGAGGCTCTGCGCCGCATCACCGAGGGCGCTGCGATGATCCGATCTAAGGGAGAGGCGGGCACCGGAGATGTTTCCGAGGCCGTCCGTCACCTGCGTACCATCCGTGCTGAAATGGCGCGGTTGAGCAGCATGTCTCCCGACGAGCTCTATGTTGCGGCCAAAGAGCTGCAGGCTCCTTACGACCTCGTTGCCGAGGTAGCTCGCACGGGAGAGCTGCCGGTGGTGCTTTTTGTCGCTGGGGGAGTGGCCACTCCCGCCGATGCCGCCCTGGTTATGCAGATGGGGGCCCAGGGCGTCTTCGTGGGTTCGGGCATCTTCAAGTCCGGTAACCCGGCCGCTCGGGCCGCGGCTATCGTCAAGGCAACGACCGCCTACGATGATCCCGACACAATTGCCGAGGTTTCTCGTGGTTTGGGCGAGGCCATGGTCGGCATCAATGTCGCTGATGTACCAGCCCCGCACCGTCTGGCTGAGCGAGGTTGGTGA
- the pdxT gene encoding pyridoxal 5'-phosphate synthase glutaminase subunit PdxT, which produces MYQPRTVWLSEVGEMAPLVGVVALQGGFAEHIEVLESLGANTRRVRRSADLQGLDGIVLPGGESTVIDKLMRSFSLAEPLKDAVRRGLPVLATCAGLVVLATDLEDAAKGQHTLSLLDVTVRRNAFGSQLDSFEGTLDIDGVGDGVSATFIRAPVITRVGPGVEVIAQLPDEAGNVSGAIVGVRQRNVLALSFHPEETDDDRVHRTWLRQVSEEV; this is translated from the coding sequence ATGTACCAGCCCCGCACCGTCTGGCTGAGCGAGGTTGGTGAGATGGCCCCGCTTGTCGGGGTGGTGGCCCTGCAGGGCGGGTTCGCCGAGCACATTGAGGTTCTCGAGTCGCTGGGGGCCAATACTCGTCGGGTTCGTCGGAGCGCTGATCTTCAGGGTCTCGACGGGATTGTCTTACCAGGCGGAGAGTCGACCGTTATTGACAAGCTCATGAGGTCGTTCAGCTTGGCGGAACCGCTTAAAGATGCCGTGCGCAGAGGCCTTCCGGTGCTGGCCACCTGTGCTGGGCTCGTCGTGCTAGCTACTGATCTGGAGGACGCGGCAAAAGGCCAACACACCCTCAGCTTGCTCGACGTTACTGTGCGTCGCAACGCCTTCGGGTCCCAGTTGGATTCCTTTGAGGGGACCCTCGACATCGACGGGGTTGGGGATGGGGTCTCGGCTACCTTCATCCGGGCTCCCGTCATTACCCGGGTGGGACCCGGTGTCGAGGTCATTGCTCAGCTGCCTGACGAGGCAGGCAACGTAAGCGGGGCCATCGTCGGCGTGAGGCAGAGGAACGTCCTCGCCCTGTCATTCCACCCTGAAGAGACTGACGACGACCGGGTACACCGCACCTGGTTGCGCCAGGTGTCTGAGGAAGTCTGA
- the bioA gene encoding adenosylmethionine--8-amino-7-oxononanoate transaminase, giving the protein MSPEQQLLEYDRRHVWHPYAPTIGADPMLAVTAANGVRLQLHDGEHHHEVIDAMASWWCQIHGYRNPVLDEALNRQSSQFSHVMFGGLTHKAAVDAVMSLVRLAPGPLDRIFLADSGSVGVEVSLKLARQVQIARTAARGGTLTRTRVAALRGAYHGDTLGAMSVCDPIGGMHAMFSDSIPQQIFLPRPPSFAADEADVETWCSEADEILDTHRDDLAGIIVEPILQGAGGMWPWSPSCLKHLRRRADELDLVLIADEVATGFGRTGKLFACEWADIVPDIMVVGKSMTGGYLTQSAVLCSDELASEVSRGPGGSLMHGPTFMGNPLASAVAAASLAIISQGQWNDDVTRIADVMSRELASLRNVPGVIDVRVFGAIAAVQVDTPIVMRRATRTAVENGVWLRPFRDLVYAMPPYICTNDDLEAMAAGMRAVVIDQLDAAQDNTDYRKES; this is encoded by the coding sequence GTGAGTCCTGAACAGCAGCTTCTCGAATATGACCGACGTCATGTCTGGCACCCCTACGCACCGACGATCGGGGCAGACCCAATGCTTGCAGTGACGGCTGCCAACGGAGTCCGGCTGCAGCTGCATGATGGGGAACACCACCACGAGGTCATCGATGCGATGGCCTCGTGGTGGTGCCAGATTCACGGTTACCGAAACCCGGTCCTCGACGAGGCCCTCAACCGTCAAAGCTCCCAGTTCAGTCATGTCATGTTTGGCGGACTCACCCATAAGGCCGCGGTTGACGCCGTCATGTCCCTAGTGCGCCTGGCCCCGGGGCCCCTCGACCGGATCTTCCTGGCTGATTCCGGGTCTGTCGGCGTCGAGGTGAGTCTCAAATTGGCTCGTCAGGTGCAAATCGCTCGCACCGCAGCGCGCGGCGGCACTTTGACGAGGACACGCGTTGCCGCTCTGCGAGGCGCCTATCACGGTGACACTCTCGGTGCTATGAGCGTGTGCGACCCTATCGGTGGCATGCACGCCATGTTCAGCGACTCTATTCCCCAGCAGATCTTCCTGCCGCGCCCTCCTTCTTTCGCCGCCGACGAGGCCGACGTGGAGACGTGGTGCAGCGAGGCCGATGAAATCCTGGACACCCACCGCGACGACCTGGCCGGGATCATTGTCGAGCCCATCTTGCAAGGAGCCGGAGGCATGTGGCCGTGGTCTCCGTCCTGTCTGAAGCACCTGCGCCGTCGTGCTGATGAACTTGACCTAGTTCTTATCGCCGACGAGGTCGCTACTGGATTTGGGCGGACTGGCAAACTTTTCGCATGCGAGTGGGCCGATATCGTTCCTGACATCATGGTGGTTGGGAAATCCATGACTGGCGGATACCTGACCCAGTCGGCCGTGCTGTGTTCCGACGAGCTGGCCAGTGAGGTCAGCCGAGGCCCAGGCGGATCCCTTATGCACGGCCCCACTTTCATGGGAAACCCTTTGGCCAGTGCCGTCGCTGCAGCGAGCCTAGCGATCATCTCCCAGGGACAGTGGAACGACGACGTCACCCGCATCGCCGATGTGATGTCCAGGGAGCTAGCGTCACTGCGCAATGTGCCCGGGGTCATCGACGTCCGCGTCTTCGGAGCTATCGCCGCGGTCCAGGTCGACACCCCGATTGTCATGCGACGGGCGACTCGCACTGCCGTCGAGAACGGGGTGTGGCTTCGACCCTTCCGTGATCTCGTCTACGCCATGCCGCCCTATATCTGTACCAACGATGATCTGGAGGCCATGGCCGCTGGGATGCGTGCCGTTGTCATAGATCAACTTGATGCTGCTCAGGACAATACCGATTATCGGAAAGAATCATGA
- the bioD gene encoding dethiobiotin synthase, whose amino-acid sequence MNITDLNGIVIVTGTDTDVGKTVTTAVIASALKQSGKDVTIIKPYQTGLDHDEPGDVHDAGRLASIDADNVLEYVRCPEPLAPTTSAARAGMTIPSIEEVATRILVDSDGHDATLVEGAGGILVGLDNDGSGVLDLMDALTRRGHEPHVIVVTRSVLGTLNHTGLTCNAIRDRGHQVDAIVIGSWPDRPDLAERCNLEEIEDAAGAPLVGVIPAGIGKDPEAVQQTARNLGETQ is encoded by the coding sequence ATGAACATTACCGATCTCAACGGAATTGTCATCGTTACGGGAACTGACACCGACGTCGGCAAGACAGTCACTACTGCGGTCATCGCCTCAGCACTCAAGCAATCTGGCAAAGATGTCACCATCATCAAGCCGTACCAGACCGGTCTGGATCACGATGAGCCTGGCGACGTTCACGACGCTGGACGGCTCGCCAGCATTGACGCCGACAACGTGCTGGAGTATGTGCGCTGCCCCGAACCGCTGGCCCCGACCACGTCGGCTGCCCGAGCTGGTATGACCATTCCCTCGATCGAGGAAGTCGCAACCCGCATCCTCGTCGACTCCGACGGCCATGACGCCACCCTCGTCGAAGGAGCAGGCGGCATCCTCGTTGGTTTGGACAATGACGGGTCTGGAGTCCTTGACCTTATGGATGCTCTTACCCGGCGTGGGCACGAGCCCCACGTCATCGTCGTCACTCGCTCAGTGCTCGGTACCCTCAACCACACTGGTTTGACTTGTAATGCCATCCGCGATCGGGGGCATCAGGTCGACGCTATCGTCATCGGCTCGTGGCCGGACCGGCCCGACCTTGCCGAGAGGTGCAACCTCGAAGAAATCGAGGATGCCGCCGGAGCTCCGTTGGTCGGAGTCATTCCCGCTGGCATAGGTAAAGACCCCGAAGCCGTCCAGCAGACGGCCCGGAACCTTGGAGAGACTCAGTGA
- a CDS encoding APC family permease — MSTTLAPDSQLKDLGYQPSLNRQLPFGSLLVYGLLFFVPMAPVAVFGLVVNRSGGVPVLVYLVAAAVMGLSAISYREMALRFPVAGSVYGYTRFSLGRTPGFIAGWLILLDYILMPALLTVLSAVALAHIWPSVPMGIFSLVFVFASMALNLQGMTVTTRVGIVLLTIQLATIAFFLVCVGLGLAGGGVVWSWHALWRSGTSWTSVASAVSIAALSYLGFDAVATLNEEARGGGRAVGIATLSLVGLLAVLFGIQVMAAGLVSDATHFAPGGATDRAFYHAVDTVCPAWFIPVFTVVNAFVAIFACLVVAHSSTARLIFAMARDKVMPPALSRTNSKGVPWVAIIVVATVTAILAITFDSHVETMTTLVTFGALSSYVLLHADVIVQCIVKERSHNWVRHLIVPILGALTLLVALAKTEEMTRIVGLGWLAAGIIGAVIARVRHSHHVGTGAS; from the coding sequence GTGAGCACAACCCTCGCCCCTGACTCCCAGTTGAAGGACCTGGGCTACCAGCCCAGCCTCAACCGTCAGCTACCCTTTGGCTCGTTATTGGTCTATGGGCTGCTCTTCTTCGTCCCGATGGCCCCGGTGGCCGTCTTTGGGCTGGTGGTTAACCGTTCCGGAGGCGTGCCGGTGTTGGTATATCTGGTAGCAGCAGCCGTTATGGGGCTATCAGCTATCAGCTACCGCGAAATGGCATTGCGCTTTCCGGTAGCGGGATCGGTTTACGGGTACACCCGTTTCTCTTTGGGACGTACCCCAGGATTCATAGCCGGATGGCTCATCCTGCTCGACTACATCCTTATGCCCGCACTGCTCACGGTGCTCTCGGCGGTCGCACTGGCCCACATTTGGCCCAGCGTCCCCATGGGGATTTTCTCCCTTGTCTTTGTGTTCGCTTCTATGGCACTCAATTTGCAGGGCATGACTGTCACGACACGGGTGGGCATCGTGCTGTTGACCATCCAGCTCGCAACGATCGCCTTCTTCCTGGTGTGCGTCGGACTTGGGTTGGCTGGCGGAGGCGTTGTCTGGAGCTGGCACGCGTTGTGGCGTTCGGGAACATCATGGACTTCGGTAGCTTCCGCCGTCTCTATTGCGGCGCTGAGTTACCTGGGGTTTGACGCCGTTGCCACCCTGAACGAGGAAGCCCGTGGTGGGGGCCGTGCCGTCGGCATAGCCACCCTGTCCCTTGTTGGTCTGCTCGCCGTCTTGTTCGGGATTCAGGTGATGGCTGCCGGATTGGTTTCCGATGCCACTCATTTCGCCCCCGGTGGGGCGACTGACCGGGCCTTCTATCACGCCGTTGACACCGTCTGCCCAGCATGGTTTATTCCGGTCTTCACTGTCGTCAACGCCTTTGTCGCTATCTTTGCCTGTCTTGTGGTCGCGCATTCCTCGACGGCCCGGCTGATCTTCGCAATGGCTCGTGACAAGGTCATGCCTCCGGCGCTCTCGCGTACCAACTCCAAAGGCGTCCCGTGGGTGGCCATCATCGTCGTAGCGACCGTTACCGCGATCCTGGCTATCACCTTTGACTCTCACGTTGAAACTATGACGACTCTGGTGACGTTCGGGGCCCTGTCTAGTTATGTCTTGTTGCATGCTGACGTCATCGTCCAGTGCATCGTCAAGGAAAGATCACACAACTGGGTGCGTCACCTCATTGTCCCGATTCTTGGTGCGCTTACTCTCCTGGTTGCTCTGGCAAAGACTGAGGAGATGACCCGCATTGTGGGTTTGGGTTGGCTGGCGGCGGGAATCATCGGTGCAGTTATTGCCCGGGTGCGTCATTCGCATCACGTGGGCACCGGGGCATCTTGA
- a CDS encoding HAD hydrolase family protein has translation MIALIATDLDGTFLGADKLPSAENTEAMFAAADAGVHVVFATGRPYRWLTVLDPFRPIHPTLLASNGAVSVNAATGKVLHDLYMTPQTVAGIVCDVRQALPHALFCTEEATQWFSEEGFDRWQISGPPDGEGQIESFLGDDHRIVKLLVRTFGFPSDELFQIVKPIVGDRGTVSLSATMTDGLVEIAGRGVSKGSALKQVCDDLGIDPADAAAFGDMPNDLTMLETVGHPYIVSGAHPVLRDRGFAIIGNHDESAVGRKVRALLD, from the coding sequence ATGATTGCGCTCATTGCCACTGATTTGGACGGCACTTTCCTGGGCGCCGACAAGCTGCCCAGTGCCGAAAACACCGAGGCCATGTTCGCTGCTGCAGATGCCGGCGTACACGTCGTCTTCGCCACCGGACGTCCCTACCGCTGGCTGACGGTCCTCGACCCATTCCGCCCGATCCACCCAACACTGTTGGCTTCCAACGGAGCGGTGAGCGTCAATGCCGCTACCGGAAAGGTTCTGCACGACCTATACATGACCCCGCAGACGGTCGCCGGCATTGTCTGTGACGTCCGCCAAGCACTCCCGCACGCCCTGTTTTGTACCGAGGAGGCCACCCAGTGGTTCTCCGAAGAAGGGTTCGACCGCTGGCAGATCAGCGGCCCGCCGGACGGTGAGGGCCAGATCGAGAGTTTCTTGGGAGATGATCACCGCATCGTCAAGCTGCTAGTGCGAACCTTTGGCTTTCCCAGCGACGAGTTGTTCCAGATCGTCAAACCTATCGTCGGGGACCGTGGCACAGTATCTCTTTCCGCAACAATGACGGATGGTCTGGTAGAGATCGCCGGACGGGGGGTCTCCAAAGGTTCAGCGTTGAAGCAGGTCTGCGATGATCTAGGCATCGATCCGGCCGACGCTGCCGCCTTCGGCGACATGCCAAACGACCTCACGATGCTGGAAACGGTCGGACACCCCTACATCGTGTCAGGTGCTCACCCGGTACTGCGCGACCGTGGATTCGCCATAATCGGCAACCACGACGAGTCGGCGGTGGGACGGAAGGTACGGGCTTTACTGGATTGA
- a CDS encoding AAA family ATPase produces MALSRYRECGPVAGLAQARQETSVSTQHYSDGQDIGKGNQDAPMSNDEAARLIGQAIGQVQRVIVGQERMVEQLMVGVLAKGHILLEGVPGVAKTLAVRSFATVLGGSFARVQFTPDLVPSDIVGTRIYSASKETFDIELGPVFVNFVLADEINRAPAKVQSAMLELMAERQVSIAGQTFPAPHPFSVIATQNPVESEGVYPLPEAQRDRFLLKIDVPYPRGNEEFEILRRMSVKAPQPQQVLTPEAVVALQDMASDVFVHNLVAEYVVRLVLATRNPGDFGMSDLANVIQIGCSPRATLGLVAAARALALVHGRDYVLPTDVQAVAVDVMAHRLVLSFDAIADNVSASDVIERVVAMVPPPTPVWNEEQRQTAQHNYPNDLGQYPAPTTPPAQL; encoded by the coding sequence GTGGCACTGTCACGGTATCGTGAGTGCGGGCCCGTCGCGGGTCTTGCGCAAGCCAGGCAGGAGACGTCAGTGAGCACCCAGCACTACTCGGATGGTCAGGACATCGGTAAGGGGAACCAGGATGCCCCGATGTCGAACGACGAGGCAGCTCGTCTCATCGGTCAAGCCATCGGGCAAGTACAACGGGTCATCGTTGGCCAGGAGCGCATGGTCGAGCAGCTCATGGTCGGGGTGCTTGCCAAGGGCCACATCCTTCTTGAGGGTGTTCCAGGCGTCGCTAAGACCCTTGCCGTACGCTCCTTTGCGACCGTTTTGGGCGGCAGCTTCGCACGCGTCCAGTTCACCCCGGACCTCGTTCCTTCCGACATCGTCGGCACCCGCATCTACTCGGCATCGAAGGAAACCTTCGATATCGAGCTCGGTCCAGTCTTCGTGAACTTCGTGCTGGCCGATGAAATTAACCGAGCTCCCGCAAAGGTGCAGTCGGCCATGCTCGAACTCATGGCTGAAAGGCAGGTATCGATCGCCGGGCAGACTTTCCCCGCACCTCACCCATTTAGCGTCATCGCTACCCAGAACCCGGTGGAGTCTGAGGGTGTCTACCCGCTTCCCGAGGCTCAGCGCGACCGCTTCTTGCTCAAGATCGACGTTCCATACCCACGTGGAAATGAGGAATTTGAGATTTTACGCCGGATGAGCGTCAAGGCTCCCCAGCCTCAGCAAGTGTTGACACCTGAGGCTGTCGTCGCCCTGCAGGATATGGCCTCCGACGTCTTCGTACACAACCTGGTCGCCGAGTACGTCGTGCGTCTGGTCCTGGCTACCCGTAATCCTGGTGATTTCGGGATGTCTGACCTCGCCAACGTCATTCAAATTGGTTGCTCCCCTCGAGCTACCCTCGGTCTAGTCGCAGCGGCTCGAGCCTTGGCACTGGTCCACGGTCGCGATTACGTCCTTCCGACCGACGTCCAGGCTGTGGCTGTTGATGTTATGGCTCACCGCTTGGTGCTCAGCTTTGACGCTATTGCTGACAATGTGTCCGCTTCCGACGTTATTGAGAGGGTTGTCGCCATGGTGCCGCCGCCAACCCCGGTGTGGAACGAGGAGCAGCGTCAGACTGCTCAGCACAATTACCCTAACGATCTGGGCCAATACCCTGCTCCGACGACCCCGCCCGCCCAGCTCTGA